In one window of Plasmodium berghei ANKA genome assembly, chromosome: 14 DNA:
- a CDS encoding 26S protease regulatory subunit 8, putative — protein sequence MAAVDMQMRSSDLGEGKKNENDKIHGNKNDEEMQSGIKTYYEMKIEEYESIINKKLQNKKRLEAQRNELNTRVRELRDEIQYLLEAASYVGEIAKPMGKNKVLVKINPEGKYVVDIASHIDITKCTPNTRVALYNDSYKLHKILPSKVDPLVSLMKVEKVPDSTYEMVGGLDQQVKEVKEVIELPVKHPEIFESLGISQPKGVLLYGPPGTGKTLLARAVAHHTDCTFIRVSGSELVQKYIGEGSRMVRELFVMAREHAPSIIFMDEIDSIGSQRIEGEHGDSEVQRTMMELLNQLDGFESTQNIKVIMCTNRIDILDDALLRPGRIDRKIEFPNPNVEARIEILKIHSRKMNLMRGIDMVKIATDMNNCSGAEVKAVCTEAGMFALRERRVHVTQEDFEMAVAKVMKQDAEKNFTLRKLWK from the coding sequence ATGGCAGCAGTTGATATGCAAATGAGATCAAGTGACTTAGGagaaggaaaaaaaaatgaaaatgataaaattcatggaaataaaaatgacgAGGAAATGCAATCAGGCATCAAAACATATTATGAAATGAAAATAGAAGAATATGAAtcaattataaataaaaaattacaaaataaaaaacggTTAGAAGCTCAAAgaaatgaattaaatacAAGAGTTAGAGAATTAAGAGATGAAATCCAATATTTATTAGAAGCTGCATCATATGTTGGTGAAATAGCTAAACCAatgggaaaaaataaagtgcTTGTTAAAATCAACCCAGAAGGTAAATATGTAGTAGATATAGCTAGCCATATAGATATAACTAAATGTACACCAAATACAAGAGTAGctttatataatgattCATATAAgttacataaaatattaccAAGTAAAGTTGATCCCCTTGTTTCATTAATGAAAGTTGAAAAAGTACCTGACTCAACATATGAAATGGTTGGAGGGTTAGATCAGCAAGTTAAAGAAGTTAAAGAAGTTATTGAATTACCAGTTAAACATCCAGAAATATTTGAATCATTAGGTATATCCCAACCTAAAGGAGTATTATTGTATGGACCCCCAGGTACTGGAAAAACTTTATTAGCACGTGCCGTAGCACATCATACAGATTGCACATTTATTAGAGTTTCGGGTTCTGAACTTGTTCAGAAATATATTGGAGAAGGATCTCGAATGGTTAGAGAATTGTTTGTTATGGCCAGAGAGCATGCACcatctattatttttatggaTGAAATTGATTCTATAGGAAGTCAAAGAATAGAAGGTGAACATGGAGATTCAGAAGTTCAAAGAACAATGATGGAATTATTAAATCAATTAGATGGATTTGAGTCGACACAGAATATTAAAGTTATTATGTGCACTAACAGAATTGATATATTAGATGATGCATTATTAAGACCCGGACGGATCGATAGGAAAATCGAATTCCCAAATCCAAATGTAGAAGCACGTATTGAAATTCTTAAAATTCATAGCagaaaaatgaatttaatGAGAGGTATTGATATGGTTAAAATCGCTACAGATATGAATAATTGCTCAGGAGCAGAAGTTAAAGCTGTTTGTACTGAAGCAGGTATGTTTGCATTAAGAGAAAGACGAGTTCATGTTACTCAGGAGGACTTTGAAATGGCTGTTGCTAAAGTTATGAAACAAGATGCAGAGAAAAATTTTACCTTAAGAAAGTTAtggaaataa